The following coding sequences lie in one Heyndrickxia oleronia genomic window:
- a CDS encoding (Fe-S)-binding protein, whose product MKSVTERKIIQQGFMDRMDEDELLNCMRCGFCLPSCPTYIESGFQELQSPRGRIALMKAVKDGLLEPDEDVERSLSLCLGCRACEPVCPSGVKYGHLLEEARDIIQQNKKQKAPVKTVRNAVFEGLFPHQNRMRTVTSLLGIYQRSGLQKVTRKIGFMKLFPESLATMEKVLPKVPKRKEMNNRPEFLPAEQKRLKRVAFFAGCLMDTMFLETNNGTLKLLQKAGCEIVIPKTQGCCGALHGHSGEKAKAIEMAKLNIEAFEHTNADYIITNAGGCGAFLIDYDHLLMNDPEWYPRAKAFKEKLKDITQILVELDFHKHVSLHLPNQCITYQDSCHLRNVMKTAEAPRLLLQSIDGVQYYEMKDADRCCGSAGIYNIVESEMSMKILDSKMKNVIETNTTTIVTANPGCLLQMKLGIEREGLSDKMRAVHIVDLLIEALND is encoded by the coding sequence ATGAAATCAGTAACTGAGCGAAAAATTATACAACAAGGCTTTATGGATCGAATGGATGAGGATGAGCTTTTAAACTGTATGAGATGTGGATTTTGTCTCCCATCCTGTCCCACTTATATTGAGTCAGGCTTTCAAGAACTCCAATCACCTCGTGGGAGAATCGCTCTAATGAAAGCTGTAAAAGATGGTCTTCTTGAGCCAGATGAAGATGTTGAGCGTTCATTAAGCCTTTGTCTAGGTTGTAGAGCCTGTGAGCCTGTTTGTCCATCAGGAGTAAAATACGGACACTTATTGGAAGAAGCAAGGGATATTATTCAACAAAATAAAAAACAAAAAGCTCCTGTTAAAACGGTTAGAAATGCTGTTTTCGAAGGACTTTTTCCCCATCAAAATAGAATGCGGACCGTCACAAGTTTACTTGGAATTTACCAACGATCAGGTCTTCAAAAAGTTACTAGAAAGATTGGCTTTATGAAGCTTTTCCCTGAGAGTTTAGCGACAATGGAAAAAGTATTACCAAAGGTTCCGAAAAGAAAAGAGATGAATAACCGTCCTGAATTTTTACCCGCTGAACAAAAACGTTTGAAAAGAGTCGCATTTTTTGCTGGTTGTTTAATGGATACAATGTTTTTAGAAACAAATAATGGAACACTAAAATTATTGCAAAAAGCCGGCTGTGAGATAGTTATCCCGAAAACACAAGGATGCTGTGGGGCGCTGCATGGACATAGCGGGGAGAAGGCAAAAGCGATTGAAATGGCAAAACTTAATATTGAAGCATTTGAGCATACAAATGCTGATTATATCATTACAAATGCAGGAGGGTGTGGAGCATTTCTTATTGACTATGATCATTTGCTTATGAATGATCCTGAGTGGTATCCACGCGCCAAAGCCTTTAAAGAAAAATTAAAGGATATAACACAAATATTAGTTGAACTGGACTTCCATAAACATGTCTCTCTCCATCTTCCTAATCAATGCATCACATATCAAGATTCCTGTCATCTTCGAAATGTAATGAAAACAGCCGAAGCACCCAGGCTATTACTCCAATCAATAGATGGAGTCCAATATTATGAGATGAAAGATGCTGATCGGTGTTGTGGTTCTGCAGGAATCTACAATATTGTTGAATCTGAAATGTCTATGAAAATATTAGATTCCAAAATGAAAAATGTGATAGAAACGAATACAACTACCATTGTTACAGCAAATCCAGGATGCTTATTGCAGATGAAGCTAGGAATTGAACGTGAAGGTTTATCCGATAAAATGAGAGCTGTTCATATTGTTGATTTATTAATTGAGGCACTAAATGATTAG
- a CDS encoding spore coat protein, with amino-acid sequence MNDRDLVNDLLAMEKYMTASYNTAMNEASHEGLYKDLLSIFTETQNEQRELYNLMFQNGWYKLEAAEQQKVQQSFQQHQGYSSQFPYGNQVQ; translated from the coding sequence ATGAATGACCGCGACCTTGTGAATGATTTATTAGCTATGGAGAAATATATGACTGCATCCTATAATACTGCCATGAATGAGGCAAGTCATGAAGGACTATACAAGGATTTATTAAGCATTTTTACTGAGACTCAAAACGAGCAGCGAGAATTATATAATCTGATGTTTCAAAATGGCTGGTACAAGCTCGAAGCTGCCGAGCAACAAAAGGTTCAGCAATCCTTTCAACAGCACCAAGGCTATTCAAGTCAATTCCCTTATGGGAATCAAGTGCAATAA
- the glcD gene encoding glycolate oxidase subunit GlcD, with amino-acid sequence MISQIVKDRLISIVGIENVDDSKAGRLVYSYDATPQFQSLPDIIVSPRNTQEIAEIVKLCSEFKIPIVPRGSGTNLCAGTCPTEGGLVLLFKHMNQIIDIDEENLTITVQPGIITLDMIHAVEAKGLFYPPDPSSMKISTIGGNINENSGGLRGLKYGVTRDYVLALEVVLPNGDIIRTGGKLAKDVAGYDLTRLFVGSEGTLGIITEATLKLIPMPETKKTMLALFQDIEAAARSVSKIIANRIIPTTLEFLDQPTLIAVEDFANIGLPTNVKAVLLIEQDGSKDVVDKDMEKIATLCLEENAESVEIAKSEEEADALRTARRVALSALARLKPTTILEDATVPRSEIAKMVRSINEIAEKYQLNICTFGHAGDGNLHPTCLTDVRNTEEIERVEQAFAEIFEKAIDLGGTITGEHGVGVMKAPYLEWKLGKEGISAMKAIKTGFDPLNILNPGKVFAKDSRKRVVIST; translated from the coding sequence ATGATTTCACAAATCGTTAAAGATCGTCTAATTTCAATAGTTGGTATTGAAAATGTGGATGACTCTAAGGCTGGAAGATTAGTATATTCCTATGATGCTACACCACAATTTCAATCCCTTCCAGACATTATCGTTTCACCTAGAAATACACAGGAAATAGCCGAGATTGTAAAGCTTTGTAGCGAGTTCAAAATTCCTATCGTTCCTAGAGGCTCTGGTACAAATCTTTGTGCAGGTACTTGTCCTACAGAAGGCGGACTTGTTCTCTTATTTAAACACATGAATCAAATTATTGACATTGATGAAGAAAATTTAACCATTACTGTTCAACCTGGAATCATTACCCTTGATATGATTCATGCAGTCGAAGCAAAAGGCTTATTCTATCCTCCAGACCCTAGTAGTATGAAAATATCAACCATTGGAGGGAATATAAATGAAAACTCTGGTGGGTTACGTGGTTTAAAATACGGAGTTACGAGAGACTATGTCCTTGCATTGGAAGTTGTACTTCCTAATGGAGATATCATCAGAACGGGTGGCAAACTAGCTAAAGATGTAGCGGGTTACGATTTAACTAGACTGTTTGTTGGCTCTGAAGGTACCCTTGGGATTATAACTGAAGCTACTTTAAAGTTAATTCCCATGCCTGAAACAAAAAAAACAATGCTTGCTTTATTCCAAGACATAGAAGCGGCAGCACGCTCCGTATCGAAAATTATCGCTAATAGAATCATTCCTACTACTCTTGAGTTTTTGGACCAGCCAACATTAATAGCTGTAGAGGATTTTGCTAACATCGGATTACCAACGAATGTAAAGGCAGTTCTTCTCATTGAACAAGATGGGAGTAAGGATGTTGTCGATAAGGATATGGAAAAGATTGCAACACTTTGCTTAGAAGAGAACGCAGAATCTGTTGAGATAGCAAAATCAGAGGAAGAAGCAGATGCATTAAGAACAGCACGAAGAGTTGCACTTTCTGCTTTGGCAAGATTAAAACCCACAACCATACTTGAGGATGCTACTGTTCCACGTTCAGAAATTGCCAAGATGGTTCGCTCCATTAATGAAATAGCTGAAAAGTATCAGCTAAATATTTGTACTTTCGGACATGCTGGAGATGGAAATCTTCATCCTACTTGTCTAACAGATGTAAGAAATACAGAAGAAATAGAACGTGTAGAACAAGCCTTTGCTGAAATATTTGAAAAGGCCATTGATTTAGGTGGTACTATAACAGGCGAACATGGAGTTGGTGTAATGAAAGCACCATACTTAGAATGGAAACTTGGAAAAGAAGGAATTTCAGCCATGAAGGCAATAAAGACTGGCTTCGATCCTTTAAACATTTTGAACCCGGGAAAAGTTTTTGCTAAAGACAGTCGGAAACGTGTGGTGATATCAACATGA
- a CDS encoding FecCD family ABC transporter permease gives MVLKKNWQKLSATIVSIIILLLLIAMSIVLGYTGISIKTAIQSFTDYNGSNQHVIITTVRLPRAMIAAAVGACLAMAGVIMQTLTKNPLAAPEILGTNAGAGFAVVLAVTLFHVSGLQAFAWISFAGAAVATAGVYVISSVGREGLTPMKLTLAGAAIAALFSSFTQGLLSINDAALEQVLFWLAGSVQGRKLEILQSILPYMIAGWVIALIFASKMNVLAMGEDVAKGLGLKTGLVKIVSGLLVIFLAGSAVAVAGPIGFIGIVVPHISRKIIGIDHRWLLPFSGILGGILLLAADIAARYVIMPQEVPVGVMTAIIGVPFFIYIARRGFNGR, from the coding sequence GATATACAGGTATCTCTATAAAAACAGCGATTCAATCATTTACAGATTATAATGGCTCCAATCAACATGTAATTATAACTACAGTACGTTTACCAAGAGCAATGATTGCTGCTGCAGTAGGAGCATGCTTAGCTATGGCAGGGGTCATCATGCAAACATTAACCAAAAATCCCCTTGCAGCACCTGAAATTTTAGGTACAAACGCAGGAGCGGGATTTGCTGTTGTGCTTGCGGTTACTTTATTCCACGTCTCTGGGCTACAAGCATTTGCTTGGATATCCTTTGCAGGTGCAGCTGTTGCAACAGCTGGAGTATATGTGATTAGCTCAGTTGGTCGTGAAGGACTAACGCCAATGAAACTAACATTAGCAGGTGCTGCTATTGCTGCCTTATTTTCATCCTTTACGCAAGGATTGCTTTCTATTAATGATGCAGCATTGGAACAGGTTCTTTTTTGGCTCGCTGGATCTGTGCAAGGTAGAAAGCTTGAAATTTTACAATCTATCCTACCGTATATGATTGCTGGCTGGGTGATTGCATTGATTTTTGCGTCCAAAATGAATGTCCTTGCAATGGGAGAAGATGTTGCAAAAGGACTTGGATTAAAAACAGGACTTGTAAAAATAGTTTCTGGTTTACTCGTTATCTTTTTAGCAGGTAGTGCGGTTGCTGTAGCAGGACCAATCGGTTTTATAGGAATAGTGGTTCCACATATATCTAGAAAGATTATTGGGATTGATCATAGATGGCTTTTACCTTTTTCTGGAATACTTGGCGGTATACTTTTACTTGCGGCAGATATTGCAGCAAGATATGTGATCATGCCTCAGGAAGTACCCGTTGGAGTGATGACTGCAATCATTGGAGTTCCATTTTTTATTTACATCGCTCGAAGGGGGTTTAATGGACGATGA
- a CDS encoding IucA/IucC family C-terminal-domain containing protein produces the protein MQSRSMTELSKYRLLNELKQQDFILELKDFFNKEHLPDILVRIGQKLGAPTNKVTASMIAKRMAFFGVIHLYAMSVLNQRFIVKIDDIKLVGRAEDRLWLPDFYFEHYFAEDALNDRVKWREEVIQNIFSGFFHPMIEALRRETRFSKLVMWENIAIYIFWLYESLMKDNEYKWIHHQLEDDYRFIVHEASPELFGPYKYNPLTRFDSEKVIRENLVEPVRVRKTCCLANLLEEKNGKRCSTCPNGCNMPPF, from the coding sequence ATGCAATCTAGGTCCATGACTGAGCTTTCGAAATATCGGTTATTAAATGAATTAAAACAACAGGATTTCATACTTGAATTAAAAGATTTTTTTAATAAAGAGCACTTACCAGATATTCTAGTAAGAATCGGTCAAAAATTAGGAGCTCCAACTAATAAAGTAACAGCTTCCATGATTGCCAAGCGGATGGCATTTTTCGGAGTGATTCATTTATATGCAATGAGTGTTTTAAATCAAAGATTTATTGTGAAAATCGATGATATAAAATTAGTTGGTCGTGCTGAGGACAGACTTTGGTTACCTGATTTTTATTTTGAGCATTATTTTGCTGAAGATGCCTTAAATGATCGTGTCAAGTGGAGGGAGGAAGTTATCCAGAATATTTTTTCTGGTTTCTTTCATCCTATGATTGAAGCATTAAGAAGAGAAACACGATTCTCTAAATTAGTCATGTGGGAAAATATTGCAATCTATATTTTTTGGTTATATGAAAGCCTTATGAAGGATAATGAATATAAGTGGATCCATCACCAATTAGAGGATGATTATCGCTTTATCGTTCATGAAGCGAGCCCTGAACTTTTTGGCCCGTACAAATATAATCCGCTAACACGTTTTGATAGTGAAAAAGTAATACGTGAGAATTTGGTTGAACCGGTACGGGTACGAAAAACTTGTTGTCTTGCTAATCTATTAGAAGAGAAAAATGGAAAGAGATGTTCCACTTGTCCAAATGGATGTAATATGCCGCCTTTTTAA
- a CDS encoding ABC transporter ATP-binding protein: MMRETIQTKSLTLGYGDSIIIDELDLNIPKGEITVFIGGNGCGKSTLLRSMARLLKPEAGSVLLAGKEIAKLPTKEVAKNLSILPQTPVAPEGLTVLQLVKQGRFPYQTWLKQWSDEDEQIVMRALQATRMMDYKDRPVDELSGGQRQRAWIAMTLAQDTDVILLDEPTTYLDMTHQIEILDLLFELNEKENRTIVMVLHDLNLACRYAHNIVAIRDKKVYAQGTPESVISCQMVRDVFDMNCQVTMDPLFGTPLCIPHGKGRCILKGGKIDAI, from the coding sequence ATGATGCGTGAGACTATTCAAACAAAATCATTAACATTGGGCTATGGAGATTCGATTATTATTGATGAGCTTGACTTGAATATACCTAAAGGAGAAATAACTGTATTTATCGGTGGAAATGGGTGTGGTAAGTCAACTTTACTTCGCTCGATGGCACGACTCTTAAAGCCAGAAGCAGGTTCGGTTCTGTTGGCAGGTAAGGAAATTGCCAAACTTCCCACAAAGGAAGTAGCTAAAAATTTATCTATCCTCCCACAGACACCTGTTGCACCTGAAGGATTGACGGTCTTACAGCTTGTGAAGCAAGGGCGTTTTCCCTATCAGACGTGGCTAAAGCAATGGTCAGATGAAGATGAACAAATTGTTATGCGTGCTTTACAAGCAACGCGTATGATGGATTATAAAGATCGTCCTGTAGATGAATTATCTGGTGGCCAGCGACAAAGAGCATGGATTGCTATGACCCTAGCTCAAGATACGGATGTTATTTTACTTGATGAACCAACGACATACTTAGATATGACACATCAAATTGAAATCCTCGATCTATTATTCGAGTTGAATGAAAAGGAAAATAGAACGATTGTAATGGTTCTTCATGACTTAAATTTAGCCTGTCGCTATGCACATAATATAGTAGCGATTCGTGATAAAAAAGTTTATGCACAAGGTACACCTGAATCAGTGATCAGTTGTCAAATGGTTAGAGATGTTTTTGATATGAATTGCCAAGTAACTATGGATCCTCTTTTCGGAACACCACTTTGTATCCCTCATGGAAAAGGCAGATGCATCTTAAAAGGCGGGAAAATTGATGCAATCTAG
- a CDS encoding CdaR family transcriptional regulator, which yields MLQVNFAKKIVNEVRKLLNEEIVVMNTAGTIIASTNNERIGTFHEGALITSKKNEKLIIKKEDESLLEGVKAGINLPICFGKQVVGVIGITGEPIKVLPYAELLKKMTELLIQENFYKEEMTRQTRTLEAFIFDWLELREWDLAFYNRAELLNINLSVPRLLILIKVIREDQQLFDLSMKWRSERNRNDLCINWGNDRLLLLLEADPPLDHYSLKNKLYRWKNEIETSNHLSLQFGVGTIVQPTELKKSFLKAERALHAITGHNWIMFDDHLTLEMIMEDLRLDTKKEFIQRTISPLLEDEELLQTLRVLFERNFSIKKTAEELHIHINTLHYRIKKIEDHTSLNPKKTKDQFTLYLGLYILDHYTK from the coding sequence ATGTTACAAGTAAATTTCGCAAAAAAGATTGTAAATGAAGTCCGGAAATTATTAAATGAAGAAATTGTAGTGATGAATACCGCAGGAACTATCATTGCAAGTACAAATAATGAAAGAATAGGAACCTTTCATGAAGGCGCCTTAATCACGAGTAAAAAAAATGAAAAACTCATTATAAAAAAAGAGGATGAATCCCTCCTAGAAGGAGTTAAGGCGGGTATTAATTTACCAATTTGCTTCGGAAAGCAAGTCGTTGGGGTAATCGGCATTACTGGTGAACCGATAAAGGTGTTACCCTATGCAGAATTATTAAAAAAAATGACCGAACTTCTGATTCAGGAAAACTTCTACAAAGAGGAAATGACACGTCAAACTCGTACACTTGAGGCGTTTATCTTTGATTGGTTAGAGCTAAGAGAGTGGGACTTAGCATTTTATAATCGAGCTGAACTCTTAAATATAAACTTATCTGTCCCAAGACTCCTCATTCTCATAAAAGTGATTCGTGAAGATCAACAACTTTTTGATTTATCAATGAAGTGGAGATCAGAGAGAAATCGGAATGACTTATGCATCAATTGGGGAAATGACCGCTTATTATTGCTATTAGAAGCGGATCCTCCTCTGGACCATTATTCACTTAAAAATAAATTATATAGATGGAAAAACGAAATAGAGACATCAAATCATCTCAGCTTACAATTCGGTGTTGGAACGATTGTTCAACCAACTGAACTAAAGAAGTCATTTTTAAAAGCAGAACGTGCACTTCATGCTATCACTGGACATAATTGGATAATGTTTGATGACCATCTCACATTAGAAATGATTATGGAGGATTTACGATTGGATACAAAAAAGGAATTCATTCAACGTACCATCTCTCCCCTACTTGAAGATGAAGAGCTTTTACAAACTTTACGTGTATTATTTGAACGTAATTTCTCAATTAAAAAAACTGCAGAAGAATTACATATACATATTAACACCCTTCATTATCGTATTAAAAAAATTGAGGATCATACATCATTAAATCCCAAAAAAACAAAAGACCAATTTACTCTTTATTTAGGGTTATATATTTTGGATCATTATACAAAGTAA
- a CDS encoding YuzL family protein, whose product MPKHKKNPSKAGVSAASVKGDAGPTVEADGGGKVNSQNNQYKKQ is encoded by the coding sequence ATGCCGAAGCACAAGAAAAATCCTTCTAAAGCTGGTGTCAGTGCTGCTAGTGTAAAAGGCGATGCAGGTCCTACGGTTGAAGCAGATGGTGGAGGAAAAGTAAATAGCCAAAATAATCAATATAAAAAACAATAA
- a CDS encoding 3-hydroxyacyl-CoA dehydrogenase/enoyl-CoA hydratase family protein, with translation MSYSIKKAAVIGSGVMGSGIAAHLANIGIPTLLLDIVPKELSDEEKLKGLSLEDKIVRNRLSELALKKLLKQKPAPLTSKDNLALIEAGNLEDDLSKLAEVDWIIEVVVEKLKVKKQVFEQIDQYRKQGSIVSSNTSGISVEAMAEDRSEDFKKHFLGTHFFNPPRYLKLLEVIPTQHTNPAVVQFMKVFGEDVLGKGVVLAKDTPNFIGNRIGTYGLLVTVQEMLKGGYSVGEVDSVTGPLIGRPKSATFRTLDVVGLDTFIHVANNVYDQVDGKEKEVFTVPAFMKKMFENGWLGSKSGQGFYLKKGKEILELDPHTLEYGERKKLKSASLEMVKQVKGTSAKMKALVYAEDKVGKLLWNIFAPVLVYSAELMNVIADDIVSIDNAMKWGFGWKQGPFEVWDAIGVEQSVNKMKEQGLAVPTWIEEMLAKGITSFYKEESDGMYFYDSSDYKKIEQNPKVINLKQLKNQGKLIKKNTGASLIDIGDGVALLEFHSPNNAIGLDILQMINYSVDEVAKNYKGLVIGNQGKNFCVGANLALMLMEAQDDNIYELDMVVRQFQNAMMKIKYSPRPVVTAPFAMTLGGGSEVCLPSAHIQATMETYMGLVEVGVGLLPGGGGNKELYIKHLKNMPNGVDFDLQKVANKVFETIAMAKVSTSAEEARENNFLNNADGISVNADHQLYDAKQAVLSLYSQGYKPPIRQKVPVVGEPGYATLLLGAQGMHLSGYISEHDMKIAKKIAFVISGGKVPYGTKVDEQYLLDLEREAFLSLIQEPKTQQRMQHMLVKGKPLRN, from the coding sequence TTGAGTTACAGCATTAAAAAAGCGGCTGTTATCGGTTCTGGTGTAATGGGATCAGGAATTGCTGCACATTTAGCGAATATTGGGATTCCAACTTTGCTATTGGATATCGTGCCCAAAGAACTTTCAGATGAAGAGAAATTAAAGGGATTATCACTAGAGGATAAAATTGTTAGAAATCGACTGAGTGAACTTGCCTTGAAAAAATTACTTAAACAAAAGCCTGCACCGCTAACATCAAAGGATAATCTTGCCCTTATAGAAGCAGGGAATTTAGAAGATGATCTATCCAAGTTAGCGGAAGTAGATTGGATTATTGAAGTGGTTGTAGAAAAGCTTAAAGTAAAAAAACAAGTGTTTGAACAAATTGATCAATATCGGAAACAAGGAAGTATTGTCAGTTCAAATACTTCAGGAATTTCTGTTGAAGCGATGGCAGAAGATCGTTCCGAGGATTTTAAAAAGCATTTCTTAGGCACTCATTTTTTTAATCCACCTAGATATTTAAAGCTTCTTGAAGTCATTCCTACTCAGCATACTAATCCAGCAGTAGTCCAATTTATGAAGGTTTTTGGTGAGGATGTGCTAGGTAAAGGGGTAGTTCTAGCGAAAGATACACCAAACTTTATCGGTAATCGTATTGGAACATATGGACTTCTTGTGACAGTTCAAGAAATGTTAAAAGGTGGATATAGTGTTGGGGAAGTTGATTCTGTTACAGGTCCATTAATTGGGCGTCCAAAAAGTGCAACATTTAGAACATTAGATGTTGTTGGCTTAGATACCTTTATTCACGTAGCGAATAATGTATATGATCAGGTAGATGGTAAAGAAAAAGAAGTATTTACAGTCCCGGCATTTATGAAAAAAATGTTCGAAAATGGCTGGTTAGGTAGTAAGAGCGGTCAAGGTTTTTATTTGAAAAAAGGAAAAGAGATTTTAGAACTCGATCCTCATACGCTCGAGTATGGCGAAAGAAAAAAATTAAAATCAGCTTCCTTAGAAATGGTTAAGCAAGTAAAAGGTACATCGGCTAAAATGAAAGCGCTTGTCTATGCGGAAGATAAGGTCGGAAAGTTATTATGGAATATCTTTGCACCGGTTCTTGTCTATTCAGCAGAGTTAATGAACGTGATTGCTGACGATATTGTGTCTATCGATAATGCAATGAAATGGGGTTTCGGTTGGAAGCAGGGTCCATTTGAAGTGTGGGATGCCATAGGTGTGGAACAATCAGTAAATAAAATGAAAGAACAAGGTTTAGCTGTTCCTACATGGATAGAAGAAATGTTAGCAAAAGGAATCACTTCTTTCTACAAGGAAGAAAGTGATGGAATGTATTTCTATGATTCTAGTGATTACAAAAAAATAGAACAGAATCCTAAAGTGATAAATTTAAAACAACTAAAAAATCAAGGGAAATTAATTAAGAAAAATACAGGTGCAAGCTTAATTGACATTGGTGATGGTGTTGCATTATTAGAATTTCACTCTCCTAATAATGCTATCGGTTTAGATATTTTGCAAATGATTAACTACTCTGTTGATGAAGTCGCCAAAAATTATAAGGGTCTTGTCATCGGAAACCAAGGGAAGAACTTTTGTGTAGGAGCCAATCTTGCTCTTATGTTAATGGAGGCACAGGATGATAATATCTATGAATTAGATATGGTCGTGCGACAATTCCAAAATGCGATGATGAAAATCAAATATAGTCCAAGGCCTGTAGTCACTGCACCTTTTGCTATGACACTTGGTGGTGGTTCAGAGGTTTGCCTGCCTTCTGCACATATTCAAGCTACTATGGAAACCTATATGGGTCTCGTTGAGGTAGGTGTTGGTCTACTTCCTGGTGGTGGAGGTAATAAGGAGTTATATATTAAGCATCTAAAAAATATGCCAAATGGAGTGGACTTTGATTTACAAAAAGTGGCTAATAAAGTATTTGAAACAATTGCTATGGCAAAAGTATCTACGTCTGCGGAAGAAGCAAGAGAAAATAATTTCTTGAACAATGCAGATGGTATTAGTGTGAATGCAGATCATCAATTATATGATGCAAAGCAAGCGGTTCTGTCTCTCTATTCACAAGGCTATAAGCCACCAATTCGCCAAAAGGTACCTGTCGTTGGAGAACCAGGATATGCCACTTTATTGTTAGGTGCCCAAGGCATGCATTTATCAGGTTATATTTCAGAACATGATATGAAAATAGCGAAGAAAATAGCTTTTGTAATCTCAGGTGGGAAGGTTCCTTATGGTACTAAAGTTGATGAACAATACTTATTAGATCTTGAAAGGGAAGCCTTCTTAAGCCTTATTCAAGAACCAAAAACACAGCAACGTATGCAGCATATGCTTGTAAAGGGAAAACCATTAAGAAATTAA
- a CDS encoding YusU family protein, which produces MDQVFQDQFEALIEKYTELLLGESNEELMEKVKIWVLYTYISKSMPALAKHWNTLYPESKEQLKQLIYEIKQLNDEHRAKGRDNQ; this is translated from the coding sequence ATGGATCAAGTTTTTCAAGATCAATTCGAAGCTTTAATTGAAAAGTACACAGAGCTCTTACTTGGTGAATCAAATGAGGAATTGATGGAGAAAGTAAAAATATGGGTGCTTTATACATATATATCAAAATCGATGCCAGCGCTCGCTAAGCACTGGAATACCCTATATCCAGAGAGTAAAGAGCAATTGAAACAACTCATTTATGAAATTAAACAGCTGAATGATGAGCATCGGGCAAAAGGAAGAGACAATCAATAG
- a CDS encoding FecCD family ABC transporter permease, with protein MSQYKNLRLFKGKISFLVDLRAAWVIFLLFIVTLIALIVSTGLGDMNINPLTVVKTFFGGGTSLEQLVVLKFRLPRIIVSLFVGIALAMAGGILQGIIRNPLASPDIIGITGGAGAAVVSFLAIFSNKDNSLTVSIGWLPVAAFLGAAIVAFLVYFLAWKDGVSPIRLVLIGIGISAVMKAITTLLMILGPIYRASDANIWLTGTVNGSSWGNVSVIVPWVIILTIVALISARKINIQEFGDELATGVGSHVQRQRFFLLLLSTALVGAAVAFGGGIGFVGLMAPHMARRLVGSSFGALLPASAFLGGILVMVADLIGRTVFTPLEVPAGVFTAAIGAPYFIYLLFRTKSS; from the coding sequence ATGAGTCAGTATAAAAATCTTCGTCTTTTTAAAGGGAAAATCTCCTTTTTGGTTGACCTTCGTGCAGCATGGGTTATTTTCCTATTATTTATTGTGACATTAATTGCATTGATCGTTAGTACTGGGCTGGGGGATATGAATATTAACCCTCTTACAGTTGTAAAGACATTTTTCGGTGGGGGAACTAGTCTGGAACAACTAGTTGTTTTAAAATTCCGTTTGCCAAGAATTATCGTTTCTTTATTTGTAGGAATTGCTTTAGCAATGGCAGGTGGCATTTTACAAGGAATTATACGGAATCCGTTAGCATCACCAGATATTATTGGTATTACAGGTGGAGCAGGGGCAGCGGTAGTCTCCTTTTTAGCCATTTTTAGTAATAAAGATAATAGTCTAACGGTTAGTATTGGTTGGCTTCCGGTAGCAGCATTTTTAGGAGCAGCAATCGTGGCATTTTTGGTATATTTTTTAGCTTGGAAGGATGGAGTTTCTCCCATAAGATTAGTTTTAATTGGCATTGGTATTTCGGCTGTAATGAAAGCCATCACAACCTTACTAATGATACTAGGTCCAATTTATCGGGCAAGTGATGCTAATATATGGTTAACAGGAACGGTTAATGGTTCAAGTTGGGGGAATGTAAGTGTTATTGTTCCATGGGTCATTATCTTAACCATTGTCGCACTCATTTCGGCAAGAAAAATTAATATTCAGGAATTTGGTGATGAACTCGCTACTGGCGTAGGGAGTCATGTACAAAGACAGCGTTTTTTCCTTTTACTTTTAAGTACCGCTTTAGTAGGTGCAGCCGTTGCATTTGGTGGAGGTATTGGTTTTGTCGGGTTAATGGCGCCTCATATGGCGAGAAGACTTGTGGGGTCATCATTTGGCGCGTTATTGCCGGCTTCAGCTTTTCTTGGTGGCATCCTAGTAATGGTGGCGGACTTAATTGGACGGACTGTTTTTACTCCTCTTGAGGTTCCAGCAGGGGTATTTACTGCCGCAATTGGAGCACCTTATTTTATCTATTTACTATTTAGAACGAAGTCTTCTTAA